A window from Leptospira wolffii serovar Khorat str. Khorat-H2 encodes these proteins:
- a CDS encoding GerMN domain-containing protein, producing MPESDKLKSLVYILTGTLFVLLLFDKATGSGNSSPGSPESSSFFSRFNTIGKNQPLAPNSQGKQTHEQIVDAAEDEIIAELMQNGGNSVPEEWNQNDSSDPEELIIPVVENPVTENRIPKSSNQTLRHDPGEVKLYFLKFYGKGNKSHSRLVQVKRKHGSGDKVQFILKELTKGPSEEEKSQGVLNALPVRMEYSKEYSVENGVLKLSLGGEFEGGAGPELLKDRVDQICYSLLENLDLKGIRLYINGKQVRSLGGVGLPIPEVLTKNPRKIATL from the coding sequence GTGCCCGAATCGGATAAACTCAAATCTCTTGTATATATTCTGACCGGGACCCTTTTCGTACTCCTACTCTTCGATAAGGCCACCGGTTCCGGCAATTCTTCGCCCGGAAGTCCCGAATCTTCCTCTTTCTTTTCCAGATTCAACACGATCGGTAAGAACCAACCTCTGGCCCCGAATTCTCAGGGAAAACAAACTCACGAACAGATCGTGGATGCCGCAGAAGATGAAATCATAGCGGAACTCATGCAAAACGGGGGAAACTCGGTACCGGAAGAATGGAACCAAAACGATTCCTCCGATCCGGAAGAACTGATTATTCCTGTGGTGGAGAATCCGGTAACGGAGAATAGAATTCCTAAATCTTCCAATCAAACGCTTCGCCACGATCCCGGTGAAGTAAAACTCTACTTCCTAAAATTCTATGGAAAAGGAAACAAGAGTCATTCTAGACTCGTGCAGGTGAAACGCAAACATGGGTCCGGGGACAAGGTGCAATTCATCCTGAAAGAATTGACCAAGGGACCTTCGGAAGAAGAGAAGAGCCAAGGAGTCTTGAACGCTCTTCCCGTCCGCATGGAATACTCCAAAGAATATTCCGTGGAGAATGGAGTCCTAAAATTGTCCTTGGGAGGAGAATTCGAAGGAGGCGCGGGCCCTGAATTACTCAAGGATAGAGTGGATCAGATCTGCTATAGCCTTTTGGAGAATCTGGATCTGAAAGGAATCCGTCTCTATATCAACGGAAAACAAGTCCGCTCCCTGGGAGGAGTGGGATTGCCCATACCCGAAGTTCTTACTAAGAACCCTCGTAAGATCGCCACCCTTTAA
- a CDS encoding acetylglutamate kinase produces the protein MNPQEILLKLLEVTENSKDSVQFLKLFRSLEPEKFAIIHAGSETLTESAEAFLYNLKLLQRLQLFPVVVLEKDGVSYANLFYRSPASKVSLDSVKDSLEEGSTLPGSRNLPAKWFRNPSQAMDSVLSSLKENKIPVFVTDQSGSEIYPYLANLCKELKTKKLILLNGKGGLYSKENKKISILDFESPEILEEEDEKLFQECKGIFKTIEDPNLQIAITSAPGLLKELFTIKGSGTLVRKKNRIEYHSDFQGIDKNRLNDLIEDSFRRDLKEGFWNQKFSGIVLESEYKGCALLQDTPWGTFLSKFAVNEIARGEGVGRDIWDEMLAKAPKLFWRARAENTISKWYTKECSGLQKEGIWIYFWIGLKDSEIPLVCDFLRNLPVDLESKKEIETVS, from the coding sequence ATGAATCCCCAGGAGATCCTACTTAAGTTACTCGAAGTCACCGAGAATTCCAAGGACAGCGTCCAGTTCCTAAAACTTTTCCGGTCCTTGGAACCGGAAAAGTTTGCAATCATTCATGCGGGATCCGAGACCCTCACCGAATCCGCAGAGGCATTTCTTTATAATCTCAAACTTCTCCAGAGACTGCAGTTATTTCCGGTGGTGGTCTTAGAAAAGGACGGAGTCTCCTACGCTAACCTATTCTATCGATCTCCCGCCTCCAAGGTCAGCTTGGACTCGGTCAAGGACTCCTTGGAAGAAGGCAGCACGCTTCCCGGATCCAGAAACCTTCCCGCCAAGTGGTTTCGTAACCCGAGCCAAGCGATGGATTCCGTTCTTTCTTCCTTAAAGGAAAATAAAATCCCGGTTTTCGTAACAGATCAAAGCGGCTCGGAAATTTATCCTTATCTAGCGAATCTTTGCAAGGAACTGAAGACCAAGAAGCTCATCCTTTTGAACGGAAAAGGAGGATTGTATTCTAAGGAGAATAAGAAGATCTCCATTCTGGATTTCGAATCTCCGGAAATCCTGGAAGAAGAGGACGAAAAACTTTTCCAAGAATGCAAAGGGATCTTCAAGACGATAGAAGATCCGAATTTGCAGATCGCAATCACATCGGCGCCGGGACTTCTTAAGGAATTATTCACGATCAAAGGAAGCGGAACCCTCGTCCGCAAAAAGAATAGGATCGAATACCATTCCGATTTCCAAGGAATCGATAAAAATAGACTCAACGATCTCATCGAAGATTCTTTTCGGAGGGATTTAAAGGAAGGATTCTGGAACCAAAAATTTTCCGGAATCGTCCTAGAATCCGAATACAAAGGATGCGCTCTACTGCAAGACACTCCTTGGGGAACCTTCCTTTCCAAATTCGCGGTGAACGAAATTGCAAGGGGAGAAGGAGTGGGAAGAGATATCTGGGACGAGATGCTTGCCAAGGCCCCTAAACTTTTCTGGAGAGCCAGGGCAGAGAATACAATCTCGAAATGGTACACCAAGGAATGTAGCGGATTACAGAAGGAAGGGATATGGATCTATTTCTGGATCGGTCTTAAGGATTCGGAAATTCCTCTGGTCTGCGATTTTTTAAGAAACCTTCCCGTGGATCTGGAATCTAAAAAGGAAATCGAAACGGTTTCCTAA
- a CDS encoding HAD family hydrolase, with product MDWNPKRIRALAFDVDGTLFSSEGIILETYAEAIRRFSEISGTPIQIPDRDRIMLEIGKPVKTIFLNLVPQLKESERDQISDSVLELLVSKIKSGKGEFYPNVYETVSSLKKKGYLILAASNGRRPYIETIFEVSGILSLFDSILVLDNQGLNTKADLVAKYLKDLSLEPDELLMIGDRNSDHEAARKNGSPFAFCAFGHAPEGEIPDWEVVLAKLSDLDSVF from the coding sequence ATGGACTGGAACCCGAAACGCATCCGCGCTCTCGCCTTCGACGTGGATGGAACCCTATTCTCCTCCGAAGGAATCATCTTAGAAACCTATGCGGAAGCGATCCGCAGATTCTCCGAAATTTCAGGCACACCGATCCAGATCCCGGATCGGGATAGAATCATGTTGGAAATCGGCAAACCGGTCAAAACCATCTTCCTGAATCTGGTCCCCCAATTGAAGGAATCCGAAAGGGACCAAATCTCCGACTCCGTCTTGGAACTCTTGGTTTCCAAAATCAAGTCAGGTAAGGGAGAATTCTACCCGAACGTTTACGAGACCGTCTCCTCTTTAAAGAAAAAAGGTTATCTGATTCTTGCAGCCTCCAACGGCCGAAGACCTTATATCGAAACCATTTTCGAAGTCTCCGGGATTCTCTCCTTATTCGATTCCATCCTGGTCCTGGATAACCAGGGCCTAAATACGAAAGCCGACCTGGTGGCAAAATATCTGAAAGACCTCTCTTTGGAACCGGACGAACTTCTCATGATAGGAGACAGAAATTCGGACCACGAGGCTGCCCGCAAGAACGGATCCCCTTTTGCATTCTGCGCTTTTGGCCATGCCCCCGAGGGAGAAATCCCCGATTGGGAAGTAGTCCTGGCCAAACTTTCCGATCTGGATTCCGTTTTTTAA
- a CDS encoding DCC1-like thiol-disulfide oxidoreductase family protein encodes MSLNIFFFDGDCSFCSGLAEGLKKRCLDPEVEFRSFRNLSEEELKKIHPSLDKNLVQGNVQYILEQQRFPGFFAVRKLSHSLKGWRYLSPLLYLPLVPLLGILVMSLLKFWKTR; translated from the coding sequence ATGAGCCTTAATATTTTTTTCTTCGACGGAGATTGCAGTTTTTGCTCCGGACTCGCGGAAGGTCTAAAGAAACGATGCCTGGATCCGGAAGTAGAATTTCGCAGCTTTCGCAACCTCTCCGAAGAAGAATTAAAAAAGATCCACCCGAGCTTGGACAAGAATTTAGTCCAAGGCAATGTGCAATATATCCTAGAGCAGCAAAGATTTCCGGGGTTCTTCGCGGTCCGAAAGCTTTCCCATTCCTTAAAAGGTTGGAGATATCTTTCCCCCCTACTCTATCTGCCCTTGGTTCCCTTGCTAGGAATCCTAGTCATGAGTCTTCTGAAATTCTGGAAAACCAGATAA
- a CDS encoding thiolase family protein → MNSVFLLDSHLSKFGRTDSDYQSLSYETANHLLKRNPGFKPEFLIFASMAPERYTGEIFLPAKIKEDLGLPSLFAVRSETASSSGASALHLARFLLLSGKFARGLVIATEVMSRLPREENNLLLGSVLSERQKAFAMSMAQGGALSATRYLKDFGYTRKELFHLSKKLHDNGRENPIAHIQKNLSEEEYFSSPMFSSPLCLYDISPLSDGSCAILLETDKGRLPKDRRKISVLGTGHGLGQVNGVPGGLSFFASREAFSAAYKESGKNPKDIQVAELHDAFTIFEIVASEDAGLFPEGKALGAVSEGITDKLGRLPINPSGGLKTRGHPVGVSGLAQIAELFHYLQKNDKHTALSLSIGGLGVNNFATILGAED, encoded by the coding sequence ATGAACTCGGTCTTTCTGTTAGATTCGCATTTGAGTAAATTCGGAAGGACTGATTCCGATTATCAATCGCTCTCCTATGAGACTGCGAATCATTTACTTAAGAGAAACCCGGGATTCAAGCCGGAATTCTTAATCTTCGCCTCCATGGCCCCGGAGCGTTATACGGGAGAGATTTTTCTACCCGCAAAGATCAAAGAGGATCTGGGACTTCCTTCTCTCTTCGCAGTTCGCTCGGAAACCGCATCTTCCAGCGGGGCCTCCGCTCTGCATTTGGCGAGATTTCTATTGCTATCCGGAAAATTCGCAAGGGGACTCGTAATCGCGACGGAGGTTATGAGTCGCTTGCCTAGAGAAGAAAACAATCTACTCTTAGGTTCCGTTTTATCCGAACGACAAAAGGCGTTTGCCATGTCCATGGCCCAAGGAGGCGCCTTGAGCGCTACGCGATATCTGAAGGATTTCGGATATACCAGAAAGGAACTATTTCATTTATCAAAAAAATTGCATGATAACGGAAGAGAGAATCCGATCGCACATATTCAAAAAAACTTAAGCGAGGAGGAGTATTTCTCCTCTCCCATGTTCTCCAGTCCTCTTTGTCTTTACGATATTTCTCCTCTCTCCGACGGATCCTGCGCCATTCTTCTGGAAACGGACAAAGGCCGTCTCCCTAAGGATCGGAGAAAAATCTCCGTCTTAGGAACGGGCCACGGGCTCGGACAGGTGAACGGGGTTCCGGGCGGACTCAGTTTTTTCGCTTCTAGGGAGGCTTTCTCCGCAGCTTATAAGGAATCCGGTAAAAACCCGAAGGATATCCAGGTCGCGGAATTACACGACGCGTTTACGATTTTCGAAATCGTAGCCTCCGAGGATGCGGGTCTCTTTCCGGAAGGCAAGGCTCTCGGAGCTGTCTCGGAAGGAATCACGGATAAATTGGGACGTCTTCCTATCAATCCTTCGGGAGGTCTAAAGACAAGAGGCCATCCGGTGGGAGTATCCGGGCTCGCACAAATCGCGGAGCTATTCCATTATTTACAAAAGAATGATAAACATACCGCACTTTCCCTTTCTATAGGAGGATTGGGAGTAAATAATTTTGCGACGATTCTCGGGGCCGAGGACTAA
- a CDS encoding THUMP domain-containing class I SAM-dependent RNA methyltransferase, which yields MEDAGLELVSENRGGVFFRGPAKKVRDFCLSSGISSGISFELSSWNDIQGPDDLYEVAAMYPFEKLLSPGMKFRIDATTKDNLPDSRYATYRLKDAIFDRFRAKGLELPEADREEPEILFYIRSRMDQVKLFLALHPQPLQRRGHEREGGEAPLRETLAQALLRFSGWKPGESLYDPFCGSGTLLIEAALRMRNGGWINYKSLSRSTIFTRLFGPCKAKDIESKEGILLFGSDVSEEAVDLAKKNAKEAGVADLIRFGTFPAENPPEDFAFTSGKIVTNPPYGIRIGDRESVSELYSAWGEALKSKFSGTYVSLVAGDPSLLGYLKLKSDKEQSVTIAKLKGKLVAYRID from the coding sequence GTGGAGGACGCGGGCCTGGAACTCGTTTCCGAGAACAGAGGCGGAGTATTCTTCAGAGGTCCGGCCAAAAAAGTAAGGGATTTCTGCTTGAGTTCAGGAATCTCTTCCGGGATCAGTTTCGAACTTTCTTCCTGGAACGATATCCAAGGACCGGACGATCTCTACGAGGTCGCAGCCATGTATCCTTTCGAAAAACTTCTTTCTCCCGGGATGAAATTCAGAATCGACGCGACCACGAAGGACAATCTCCCCGATTCACGTTATGCGACTTATAGACTGAAGGATGCGATCTTCGATAGATTCCGCGCCAAAGGTTTGGAGTTGCCGGAAGCGGACAGGGAAGAACCCGAGATCTTATTCTATATTCGCTCCCGGATGGACCAGGTTAAATTATTCCTGGCATTGCATCCCCAACCGCTGCAAAGAAGAGGGCACGAGAGAGAAGGAGGAGAAGCTCCCCTCCGTGAAACTCTAGCCCAGGCCTTACTTCGCTTTTCCGGATGGAAACCGGGAGAATCCCTATACGACCCGTTCTGCGGTTCTGGAACTCTTTTGATCGAGGCAGCGTTGAGAATGAGAAACGGAGGCTGGATCAATTATAAAAGCCTTTCCCGTTCCACCATTTTCACTCGACTCTTCGGGCCTTGCAAAGCCAAGGATATCGAATCCAAAGAAGGTATCCTTCTTTTCGGTTCGGACGTTTCCGAAGAAGCGGTGGATCTCGCCAAAAAGAATGCGAAGGAAGCGGGGGTCGCCGATCTCATCCGTTTCGGAACCTTTCCTGCGGAAAATCCTCCGGAAGATTTCGCCTTTACTTCCGGTAAAATCGTAACCAACCCTCCTTACGGAATCAGAATCGGAGACAGGGAATCCGTCTCCGAACTCTATTCCGCTTGGGGAGAAGCTCTGAAGTCTAAATTCTCCGGCACATATGTAAGTCTGGTAGCAGGAGATCCTTCCCTTTTGGGATACTTGAAACTCAAGTCGGACAAGGAGCAATCCGTTACGATTGCGAAACTAAAAGGAAAATTGGTTGCTTATAGGATCGACTGA
- a CDS encoding GGDEF domain-containing protein has translation MLKWFPGIDRRIQLLSKRIFFNKYPIGFLETNWSEIRQSLVAHYSFCILISLIAYFLPDSRTNGNYLPFLQASRITIVLLSLVFLWRHARKKDWVPKKLEFYKVWTSSTLLISFFPFLYFDRLHYDVYLHQASAILLSMNLLLWLTTTTAVATNLAFCLLFFGICYIGDSPVEAFQEFPILLTYLVVGTFGNVVMNYWRTMDYRDKNKLSRAVLRLQAKNLQIRMISNLDDLTDLYNRRFLIEQFDIFKKRAKRHRFHMGLIILDLDHLKEINDKYGHMAGDESLQTLAAVMKSRVRSTDICARIGGDEFCVLLDSVDSKGLKMLCESLRKGVENQTLSYSTPEGTPVSITVSIGATMLSPDEDLNFDDLYQSIDSGLYHSKASGRNRVSIVEATKWSPRQDPSPSWQGEVRIYK, from the coding sequence ATGTTAAAATGGTTCCCCGGTATCGACCGAAGAATCCAGCTTCTATCTAAGCGGATCTTCTTTAATAAGTATCCTATAGGATTTTTAGAAACGAATTGGAGCGAGATTCGTCAGTCCCTCGTCGCCCATTATTCCTTTTGTATTCTGATCAGCCTTATCGCCTACTTTCTTCCCGATTCCCGGACGAATGGAAATTATCTTCCTTTCCTGCAGGCGAGCAGGATCACCATCGTTCTTCTCTCTCTTGTTTTTCTCTGGAGACATGCCCGTAAAAAGGACTGGGTTCCTAAAAAACTGGAGTTCTATAAGGTTTGGACCTCCTCCACACTTCTCATCTCCTTCTTTCCTTTTCTTTATTTCGATAGACTCCATTACGATGTTTATCTTCACCAAGCGTCCGCCATTCTACTCAGCATGAATCTGCTACTTTGGTTGACTACCACGACTGCAGTCGCTACCAATCTCGCCTTTTGTCTATTATTCTTCGGGATCTGTTATATAGGGGACTCTCCGGTAGAGGCTTTCCAGGAATTTCCCATTCTTCTCACCTATCTAGTCGTAGGAACCTTCGGGAACGTGGTCATGAACTACTGGAGAACCATGGACTACAGGGATAAAAATAAGCTCTCCCGAGCGGTTCTCCGATTGCAGGCCAAAAATCTACAGATCCGTATGATCTCCAATCTGGACGATCTCACAGATCTGTACAATCGTAGATTTCTGATAGAGCAATTCGATATATTCAAAAAACGTGCTAAACGCCATCGATTCCATATGGGTCTAATTATCCTGGATCTGGATCATCTAAAAGAGATCAACGATAAGTACGGACATATGGCGGGAGACGAGTCCTTGCAAACCTTGGCGGCTGTCATGAAATCCAGGGTCCGCTCCACGGATATCTGTGCCAGAATCGGAGGGGACGAATTTTGCGTTCTTTTGGATTCGGTGGATAGCAAGGGACTCAAGATGCTATGCGAATCTCTTCGTAAGGGAGTCGAGAATCAGACTCTTTCCTATTCCACTCCGGAAGGAACGCCGGTGTCCATCACCGTTTCGATAGGAGCTACCATGCTTTCTCCCGACGAGGATCTGAATTTCGACGATTTATACCAATCGATCGATTCGGGTCTTTACCATTCCAAGGCCTCGGGAAGAAACAGGGTTTCCATCGTCGAGGCGACTAAATGGAGTCCTAGGCAGGATCCTTCCCCTTCTTGGCAGGGGGAAGTTCGTATATATAAGTAA
- a CDS encoding D-alanine--D-alanine ligase, producing MNTHSKVSVFLVADIHSEDLNPRLVQEWEGRPSVQKIAEVLEESGENVEILESPSKVLQKISEYSALVPEERPVLFHLVEGFLSRNREALLPALAEYFGFPHTGSDAYAQALSLDKHASKLWAQSIGVPTASWGIWERDVVPSTLPKEKQEISHSQDGFLGHRLPMESEFPVFWKPRYEGSSLGIGEENRITDSSSLATFLSTKVKSHSSWIWESYLPGEEWTLAGIGSSAEGYETSSVARIGLERSEESVYGEKTKTKASMPEVLHFDLDPERENRIRRFSEECCRSIGTSGAVRLDWKADEKGNPNFLEWNLTPGLSAYYSTYPICYSRSIGTYSELMNRLLKIAREEFRTDRFAYTKLMREAFSLRV from the coding sequence ATGAACACTCATTCCAAAGTCAGCGTGTTCCTCGTGGCCGATATCCATTCCGAAGATCTGAATCCTAGGCTTGTTCAAGAATGGGAAGGAAGACCTTCCGTCCAAAAGATCGCGGAGGTCCTGGAAGAATCCGGGGAGAATGTGGAAATCCTGGAATCTCCGTCGAAGGTACTACAAAAAATCTCCGAGTATTCCGCTCTGGTTCCCGAAGAGAGGCCTGTCCTATTCCATCTAGTGGAAGGATTTCTTTCCCGGAACAGAGAAGCATTATTACCCGCACTCGCGGAATATTTCGGATTTCCTCATACGGGATCCGATGCTTATGCGCAAGCCCTGAGCCTGGACAAACACGCCTCCAAACTCTGGGCCCAATCGATAGGAGTTCCTACCGCCTCCTGGGGAATTTGGGAGAGAGATGTAGTACCTTCTACTCTTCCAAAAGAAAAGCAGGAGATATCTCATTCTCAGGACGGCTTCTTAGGACACCGCTTGCCTATGGAGTCTGAATTCCCGGTTTTCTGGAAGCCTCGCTATGAGGGATCGAGCCTGGGGATAGGAGAGGAGAATCGAATCACGGACTCTTCTTCTCTTGCAACTTTTCTTTCTACAAAAGTAAAATCGCATTCTTCTTGGATTTGGGAATCCTATTTACCCGGAGAAGAATGGACTCTGGCCGGGATCGGTTCTTCCGCGGAGGGTTATGAGACTAGTTCCGTGGCCCGAATCGGGCTCGAGCGTTCGGAAGAATCCGTCTATGGGGAAAAAACCAAAACCAAGGCCTCCATGCCGGAGGTACTACATTTCGATCTGGATCCGGAGAGGGAGAATCGGATACGTAGATTCTCGGAGGAATGTTGCCGTAGTATAGGAACCTCCGGTGCGGTTCGTTTGGACTGGAAGGCGGACGAGAAAGGGAATCCGAATTTCCTGGAGTGGAATCTGACCCCGGGGCTTTCTGCGTATTACAGTACTTATCCGATCTGCTACTCCAGAAGTATAGGGACCTATTCCGAATTAATGAACCGACTCTTGAAAATCGCTCGGGAAGAATTCCGGACCGATCGCTTCGCATATACAAAATTAATGAGAGAGGCTTTTTCGCTTCGAGTATGA
- the bfr gene encoding bacterioferritin codes for MKGNQEVLDILAEVLSAELTAINQYFIHAKLNKNWGYEKLASYMKKESIEEMNHADQIIERILFLDGVPDLQRYMKINVGKDIESILKNDLDVEYDAVQRLNRGIEIATKNKDNGTRELLEKILVSEEEHIDWLEAQIEIIRTIGVQNYLAQQIS; via the coding sequence GTGAAAGGAAACCAAGAAGTCCTCGATATCTTAGCGGAAGTGCTCTCCGCCGAGCTCACCGCAATCAATCAGTATTTTATTCATGCAAAGCTGAATAAAAACTGGGGTTACGAGAAGCTCGCAAGCTACATGAAGAAAGAATCCATTGAAGAAATGAATCACGCGGACCAAATCATAGAGCGCATTCTTTTTCTGGACGGAGTACCCGATCTTCAAAGATACATGAAGATCAATGTAGGCAAGGATATCGAAAGTATCCTTAAAAACGATTTAGACGTAGAATATGACGCCGTGCAACGTCTAAACCGAGGAATTGAAATCGCAACTAAGAATAAAGACAACGGCACCCGTGAATTGCTCGAGAAGATCCTCGTTTCCGAGGAGGAGCATATCGACTGGCTCGAGGCCCAGATAGAGATCATCAGAACCATAGGCGTCCAAAACTATTTGGCCCAACAGATTTCGTAA
- a CDS encoding iron-containing redox enzyme family protein yields the protein MKSFRQELIDQVSEHPVLTSNRWLEEKEEQMTREDLLLWLRQEYFVSVAFVEWFLNTAAISDSVSSKIVLVQNIWEELGEGKEEDAHVSILRKFLKDMGETVSSEDLLPETGAYLSLMQKITTTDFYSALGALGPANEFLLKLEYSRMYRSYSELKSKIPLPEGKFFQVNLEADESHAEKMFRLIESVATDSDKMERVREGNRLALDARLVFYEGLQRISGPVPL from the coding sequence ATGAAATCGTTTCGACAAGAATTGATCGACCAAGTTTCCGAACATCCCGTTCTCACCTCCAATCGATGGTTGGAGGAAAAAGAGGAACAAATGACTCGGGAAGACCTTCTTCTTTGGCTCCGTCAGGAGTATTTCGTTTCCGTCGCCTTTGTAGAATGGTTTTTGAATACGGCGGCCATCTCCGATTCGGTTTCCTCCAAAATCGTACTCGTCCAGAATATCTGGGAAGAATTAGGAGAAGGTAAAGAAGAAGACGCTCATGTATCGATCCTCAGGAAATTCCTGAAGGATATGGGAGAAACGGTCTCTTCCGAAGATTTACTTCCGGAGACGGGTGCTTATCTTTCCCTTATGCAGAAAATCACCACCACGGATTTCTATTCCGCATTGGGCGCGCTTGGTCCAGCCAACGAATTCCTTCTCAAACTGGAATATTCTAGAATGTATCGTTCCTATTCGGAACTCAAATCCAAGATTCCTCTTCCGGAGGGAAAATTCTTCCAAGTGAATCTGGAAGCGGACGAATCCCATGCGGAGAAAATGTTTCGTTTGATCGAATCTGTGGCCACCGATTCGGATAAGATGGAGCGAGTAAGGGAAGGGAATCGCCTGGCTCTGGACGCTAGACTCGTATTCTACGAGGGCCTACAAAGAATTTCCGGTCCTGTCCCTCTCTGA
- a CDS encoding KamA family radical SAM protein yields the protein MGESGENRTVLGILSPEESRKELVSATVWSDYKSQLQHRVRSEDLYKYFNLTDSEKEGIQETVRLNVGATPYYLSLSDPNDPECPIRKMIVPRREESFFSPEEASDPLHEEGLSHVKGLTHMYPDRALLFSNHECSVYCRHCMRGRKVSDSSERMETADLERCFEYLRNHTEISDVVVSGGDPLNLSDSKLDWILENLEKISHIKICRLGTRNPVTLPMRVHSELCRVIESHNTDRLSIFCNTQFNHEKECTPEAKEAILKLLKAGVSVGNQCVILKGINDDGESMLRLHRKLLEMRVRAYYMYDPELIPGSRGFRTPLAKGIEIVEYMRGKIAGMGIPQFVNDLPGGGGKITLGPNWYLGFHKETRNHVFRSAVRGTYHLSPEPVGSTYDDFYPILPELDWERIQKNAYSSSRGLPPIQRGEE from the coding sequence ATGGGAGAATCGGGAGAAAACCGGACGGTCCTAGGAATCTTATCTCCGGAAGAATCTAGAAAAGAATTGGTATCCGCAACCGTTTGGTCGGATTACAAAAGCCAATTGCAACATAGGGTTCGGTCCGAGGATCTATATAAATATTTCAATCTTACGGATTCCGAAAAAGAAGGAATCCAAGAAACCGTTCGTCTGAATGTGGGCGCCACTCCCTATTACCTTTCTCTTTCCGATCCGAACGATCCGGAATGCCCTATCCGAAAGATGATCGTTCCTAGAAGAGAAGAGTCCTTCTTCTCTCCCGAAGAAGCTTCCGACCCATTACACGAAGAAGGTCTCTCTCACGTAAAGGGACTCACTCATATGTATCCGGATCGCGCACTTCTATTCTCCAATCATGAATGTTCCGTGTATTGCAGACATTGCATGAGAGGGAGAAAGGTCTCCGATAGTTCCGAGAGAATGGAGACCGCCGACCTGGAAAGATGTTTCGAATACTTGCGCAATCATACCGAAATTTCCGATGTGGTCGTGTCCGGAGGAGATCCTCTGAATCTTTCCGATTCCAAGCTGGATTGGATTCTGGAGAATCTGGAAAAGATCTCTCATATCAAGATCTGCCGTCTCGGGACCAGGAATCCTGTCACCCTTCCTATGAGAGTCCATTCGGAGCTATGTAGGGTCATAGAATCCCATAATACAGATCGTTTATCTATTTTTTGTAATACTCAATTCAATCATGAAAAAGAATGCACGCCCGAGGCCAAGGAAGCGATTCTAAAATTGCTGAAGGCAGGGGTGAGCGTGGGAAACCAATGCGTGATCCTAAAAGGAATCAACGACGATGGAGAATCCATGCTTAGATTGCACCGGAAACTTTTGGAGATGAGGGTTCGAGCTTATTATATGTACGACCCGGAACTCATTCCCGGATCCAGAGGCTTTAGGACTCCTCTTGCCAAAGGGATCGAGATCGTGGAATACATGAGAGGTAAAATTGCAGGAATGGGAATTCCGCAATTTGTGAACGATCTTCCGGGAGGGGGAGGAAAGATTACGCTCGGTCCGAATTGGTATCTGGGCTTTCATAAAGAAACCCGCAACCATGTATTTCGCTCCGCCGTCCGAGGGACCTACCATTTGAGTCCGGAACCTGTAGGTAGTACCTACGACGATTTCTATCCGATTCTTCCCGAATTGGATTGGGAAAGAATTCAGAAGAATGCCTACTCCAGTTCACGGGGGCTTCCTCCCATCCAAAGAGGAGAAGAATGA